The window CCAGGGCGGGGCCCTCTGTGACATCACCAagggcccagccctgcctggtcCTCAGTCTCCAGATGCCAGGGCAGACAAGCGCACCAGAGCCAGTTCCTCTCTGTTCACCATGCGGTCTGTAATGTGGTTCCTTTTCTGGTCTGTATGTGTCTCCTCTTTCTGTGCTTTTGTGTTTTACTGTCTGAGAGATGACACCATAGAACTCCCCGGGAAGGTGCCCTGCAGAAGGCACTTTCAAATTCAGCAGAATCTACCAGAGCATGACCGAGGCTGGCTTGGGAGCAAGTTGCATTGGCTTTTTCTCCTTGCTGTGCTGTTTATGATACAGAagtttccaggagacagtgacgaGACTACTGTGCAGACTCTTCCTGCTCTCCAAGAGCCTTCACTTGGCTCTtcgggaaagaaaaataaaaaggcttcCCCCAACAAAGACTATACGGTCGATACCTTAGACCAGCTTGAGATGGACCTTGAGAAATTGGTGTCCAGGGCGCGGAATCTGAAACTCACCATGGCAACTGGCAGTAACTTCAGTCTTCCCAGTTTCGAGGTACCTGCTGACACAAATAACATTACAATATATGAGCTATGGGGCAACGAAGACGTCGATGAAGATTCCGAGTAAATACGTGTATCAAAGTAGAAGAGGAAAAGTTGAGTGTGGATAAAGTGTATCCAAACTAATAAAACTATTccgaagcaaaagcaaaaaaaaaaaacaaaaacaaaaaacacaagatGGAAGCCTAAGCCTCAGGTGGTTGTCGCTATAtctatattcttgggcttccctagtggctcagctggtaaggaatctgcctgcaatgcaggagacctgggttcgatccttgggttgggaatatccactggagaagggaacagctacctactccagtgtctggcctggagaattagtccatggtgctgcaaagagtccaacacgactaagcgactctCACTTTATTTCACTTAAGAAAGGGGAAATCGCTTCTGACCAATGGTCAGATGCCTTAACCTGGATCTCTATTCTCCAAGCCTGATTCCCACTTCCCTTCACATTTCAGCTCAAACCACCTTCTTTCATGTCCTTGTACACAACCAGCTCCTTTGGCCTCGGGGTCTTTGCACCTGCTAATATCTTTGCCAGGAATGCTCTCCAACTCCATACACCATCTttagttccttttaaaaaaaatatttaacttttggctgtgctggatcttcattgctgtgcaaggACTTTCTTTATTTGCAGTGAGCAAGGTTCTCTAGTTCCtggcagtgctcaggcttctcactgcagtggcttctcttggggaccacaggctctaggtgtttgggcttcagtagttgctgcaagtgggctcagtagctgctgcttgcaggctctagagcactagctcagtagttgtggcaacaggcctagttgctccacagcatgtaggatcttcctggaccagggatcaaacccctgtctcctgcactggggggaggattcttaaccaccagaccaccaggaaagccctgctactgctaagtcgcttcagtcgtgtccaactctgtgggacccccatagacagtagcctactaggctcctctgtccctgggattctccaggcaagaatactggaatggcttgccatttccttctccaatgcataaaagtgaaaagtgaaagtgaaatcgctcagtcatgcccgactcttagcaaccccatgggctggagcctaccagactcctccatccatgggattttccagacaagagtactggagtggggtgccattgccttctctgaggaaagCCCTAGCTATTTCCTATTCATCTTTAAATCATAGTTACAATGTCACTTCCTGAGAAAAGACTTCCCTGAACCCTAGATTAGATCGGATCCTCTTTATCACACTCTGGTCCTTACTTTCACATCACTTATCC is drawn from Bubalus kerabau isolate K-KA32 ecotype Philippines breed swamp buffalo chromosome 5, PCC_UOA_SB_1v2, whole genome shotgun sequence and contains these coding sequences:
- the LOC129654001 gene encoding protein FAM209-like, which translates into the protein MRSVMWFLFWSVCVSSFCAFVFYCLRDDTIELPGKVPCRRHFQIQQNLPEHDRGWLGSKLHWLFLLAVLFMIQKFPGDSDETTVQTLPALQEPSLGSSGKKNKKASPNKDYTVDTLDQLEMDLEKLVSRARNLKLTMATGSNFSLPSFEVPADTNNITIYELWGNEDVDEDSE